From a region of the Nonlabens dokdonensis DSW-6 genome:
- a CDS encoding FAD-binding oxidoreductase gives MNPSQLFNSFLEEGQILTDKALEQRYHHIWHMDEPLKALCVLLPKNTEQVSKIMKVCYQNDLPVVTHGGLTNLVGSTETIGNEVVISTERLNRIEEIDKASRTITVQSGVILENIHNATEEEGLLFPLNFGARGSAQIGGIVSTNAGGLRVLKYGMTRQLVLGLEAVTVEGTVISSMKKIIKDNSAYDLKQLFIGSEGTLGIITKVILKLEELPKSRNAAFIGFDNYDAVVTFLKYCDSKLAGKLSGFELIWKNSYVQMTSVNESVRPPLPYDYNYYVLIESLGGNQFNDQNEFQNLLEQALEEELILDAVMANSQSDVEWFFRIREDVNNLVDFMEHDQHFDISLPIPYIGSYIEERYNSLRKIKGVNQVYAFGHVADGNIHFMVGKSNLSTELKKRIDHCIYDGLQKIGGSVSAEHGIGLHKKDYLHLCRNEEEINLMRLLKTTMDPKGLLNPRKIL, from the coding sequence ATGAATCCATCTCAACTATTCAACTCATTTCTAGAGGAAGGTCAAATTTTAACGGATAAAGCTCTAGAGCAAAGATATCATCATATATGGCACATGGATGAGCCATTAAAAGCTTTATGTGTACTATTACCAAAGAACACTGAACAAGTAAGTAAGATCATGAAAGTATGTTATCAAAATGATCTACCAGTAGTTACTCACGGTGGCTTAACTAATCTCGTAGGAAGTACTGAAACAATAGGAAACGAAGTAGTTATTTCTACAGAGCGATTAAATCGTATTGAAGAAATTGATAAAGCTAGTAGAACAATCACTGTTCAATCTGGGGTTATTTTAGAAAATATTCATAACGCGACGGAAGAAGAAGGTTTGTTATTCCCCTTAAATTTTGGTGCGAGAGGAAGTGCCCAAATAGGTGGTATCGTTTCAACTAATGCTGGCGGACTAAGAGTTCTTAAATACGGAATGACCAGACAGCTGGTATTGGGGCTTGAAGCTGTAACAGTAGAAGGAACGGTCATATCGTCTATGAAGAAAATAATTAAGGATAATAGTGCCTACGATCTCAAACAACTATTTATAGGAAGTGAAGGCACTTTAGGAATTATAACAAAAGTCATTTTAAAACTTGAAGAGCTTCCTAAAAGTCGTAATGCCGCTTTCATAGGGTTTGATAATTATGATGCAGTAGTAACGTTTCTTAAATATTGCGATAGTAAGCTAGCTGGAAAACTAAGTGGATTTGAATTGATTTGGAAAAATAGTTATGTTCAAATGACTAGTGTGAATGAAAGCGTGAGACCTCCATTACCTTACGATTACAACTATTATGTTTTAATAGAATCTCTAGGCGGCAATCAATTCAATGATCAGAATGAATTTCAAAATTTACTAGAGCAAGCACTAGAGGAAGAGTTGATACTGGATGCTGTGATGGCAAATTCTCAAAGTGATGTCGAGTGGTTTTTTAGAATACGAGAAGATGTTAATAATCTAGTCGATTTTATGGAACATGATCAGCATTTTGACATCAGTTTACCGATTCCTTATATAGGTAGCTATATTGAAGAAAGGTATAATTCCCTTAGAAAAATAAAAGGAGTAAATCAAGTTTATGCTTTCGGACATGTAGCAGATGGGAATATTCACTTTATGGTGGGAAAATCAAATTTAAGTACTGAATTAAAGAAAAGGATAGATCATTGTATTTATGATGGACTACAAAAAATAGGTGGCTCGGTCAGTGCAGAGCATGGCATAGGACTTCACAAGAAAGATTATCTACATTTATGTAGAAATGAAGAAGAAATTAATTTAATGCGTTTATTAAAAACAACTATGGATCCTAAAGGACTTTTGAATCCTCGAAAGATCCTTTGA
- a CDS encoding SRPBCC family protein has protein sequence MIKSKHSIEVLLPINEVMELFKNQDYFKFWQKGLVDSKAISGAPGAVNSTREMSIKVAGALIKMKEEITTVDLPHLWEATYRTKGVLNKQSNRFRESETKINGKLIKTTLWDATSTFKFTGFMRLIGKAQPQLFKGQTLQHMQDFKTFAEHQDDFITNK, from the coding sequence ATGATAAAAAGTAAGCATTCCATTGAAGTTTTATTGCCCATAAATGAGGTAATGGAATTATTTAAAAATCAAGATTACTTTAAGTTTTGGCAAAAAGGACTCGTTGATTCTAAAGCAATTTCTGGCGCACCTGGAGCTGTAAACAGCACTAGAGAAATGAGTATCAAAGTTGCCGGAGCACTTATCAAAATGAAGGAAGAAATCACTACCGTAGACCTTCCACACTTATGGGAGGCAACGTATCGTACAAAAGGTGTTTTGAATAAGCAGAGTAACCGCTTTCGCGAAAGCGAGACAAAAATTAATGGTAAATTGATAAAAACTACCTTATGGGATGCCACTAGCACATTTAAATTTACTGGATTTATGCGCCTTATAGGCAAAGCACAACCACAATTATTTAAAGGACAAACATTACAACATATGCAAGATTTTAAGACCTTTGCAGAACATCAAGACGATTTTATAACCAACAAGTGA
- a CDS encoding peptidylprolyl isomerase, with product MKYFSTFFLITSLLLSSGIKAQDLNDQTILSIDGKDYDAGTFMKFYFKNIDIVQDEDQKDVDNYLQLYIDYRLKLQQAYDLGLDQKENHLKDIKNTRASLAQPYLTDNKVTESLIREGYERGREEVNASHILIKLNRGAAPADTLKAWNRIQEIYKELENGADFGELARKKSEGPSAGNEGNLGWFGSFRMAYEFETAAYETPVKTYSKPTRTDFGYHIVYVNDRRPNPGEVTVAHIMTFDKKDADEKTAKSRIDEIYKQLEEGKRFEELAREFSDDANTAPRGGKLNKFGTGGIDQTFAEAAFKLNELNEYSKPIETQYGWHIIKLLEKHPLKEFDEVKKELESKIQKSPRSRIITQAFTDKLKTQYNISKKLRLPQEVYQMVNDSLIMTSSYVFDKNGAANETKLFSIQEVNFKIKDFLSYLELKQTKDYTSYSSKNEKLDAFYQSFITDKIIEYYDENLERDNEDFRFLYNEFKEGFLVFDLIETQIWNKADNDSIGQQRYYDAHKEDYVWKRRIDIVLTQSTSDDVAQEVQKMLRQGVATDTIKARINIDNKTRVIISSGTVEDDYNRLPDDFEVEVGVSEVYHDQGDSFHKVIEVKEIIEPSLKTLEEARGRVINDYKQELEKQWIDGLRDGHKIKIHKKILKKVKSQIEKELG from the coding sequence ATGAAGTATTTCAGTACATTTTTTTTGATAACGTCACTGTTATTAAGCTCCGGAATAAAAGCTCAGGATTTAAATGATCAAACAATTCTAAGCATAGATGGTAAAGATTATGATGCAGGAACTTTTATGAAGTTCTATTTTAAAAATATTGATATCGTTCAGGATGAAGATCAAAAAGACGTTGATAACTACTTACAGCTTTATATAGACTATAGATTAAAGCTTCAACAGGCTTATGATTTAGGTCTAGACCAAAAAGAAAACCACCTTAAGGATATTAAGAACACAAGAGCTAGCCTTGCACAACCTTACTTGACAGACAATAAAGTAACAGAAAGTCTAATTAGAGAAGGATACGAGCGCGGTAGAGAAGAAGTAAATGCAAGTCATATCTTAATTAAATTGAATCGTGGTGCTGCTCCTGCTGACACGCTTAAAGCCTGGAATCGAATTCAAGAAATTTATAAAGAATTAGAAAACGGTGCAGATTTTGGTGAATTAGCACGCAAAAAGAGTGAAGGACCTAGTGCTGGTAATGAAGGAAATCTAGGATGGTTTGGATCTTTTAGAATGGCATATGAATTTGAAACTGCTGCTTATGAAACTCCAGTAAAGACTTATTCAAAACCTACTCGCACAGATTTTGGTTATCATATTGTTTATGTGAATGATAGAAGACCTAATCCAGGAGAAGTTACTGTGGCTCATATCATGACATTTGATAAAAAAGATGCCGATGAGAAAACTGCAAAGTCTCGTATCGATGAAATTTACAAACAACTAGAAGAAGGTAAGCGATTTGAAGAGCTTGCAAGAGAGTTTTCTGACGATGCAAACACGGCTCCTAGAGGTGGAAAACTAAATAAATTTGGAACTGGCGGAATAGATCAAACTTTTGCTGAAGCTGCCTTCAAATTAAATGAGCTCAATGAATACAGTAAGCCTATTGAAACTCAATACGGCTGGCACATCATTAAATTGCTTGAAAAGCATCCATTAAAAGAGTTTGATGAAGTTAAAAAGGAGTTAGAAAGTAAAATTCAAAAATCACCTAGGTCTAGGATCATTACACAAGCATTTACCGATAAACTGAAGACCCAGTATAATATTTCTAAAAAACTACGCTTACCTCAAGAAGTATATCAAATGGTAAATGATAGCTTGATCATGACATCAAGCTACGTTTTTGATAAAAACGGCGCTGCAAACGAGACTAAGTTGTTCAGTATTCAAGAGGTAAACTTTAAAATAAAAGACTTTTTATCTTACCTAGAATTAAAGCAAACTAAAGACTATACCAGTTACTCTTCTAAGAATGAAAAACTAGACGCATTTTATCAATCCTTTATTACAGATAAAATCATTGAGTATTATGATGAAAATCTAGAAAGAGATAATGAAGACTTTAGATTTTTATACAATGAGTTCAAAGAAGGTTTTTTAGTTTTTGACCTGATAGAAACTCAAATATGGAATAAAGCAGATAATGATTCTATCGGGCAGCAGCGTTATTACGACGCTCATAAAGAAGATTATGTATGGAAACGTAGAATTGATATTGTCTTGACGCAAAGCACTTCTGATGATGTGGCTCAGGAAGTACAAAAAATGTTGCGTCAAGGCGTTGCGACTGACACGATCAAAGCTCGTATAAATATTGATAATAAAACCAGAGTGATTATTTCTTCAGGGACTGTAGAAGATGATTACAACAGGTTACCTGACGATTTTGAAGTTGAAGTAGGTGTTTCAGAAGTATATCATGATCAAGGTGATAGTTTTCATAAAGTAATAGAAGTAAAAGAAATCATAGAACCATCGCTTAAAACTTTGGAAGAAGCTCGTGGTCGTGTTATTAATGACTATAAGCAAGAGCTTGAAAAACAGTGGATCGATGGACTGAGAGATGGACATAAGATCAAGATTCATAAAAAGATTCTTAAAAAAGTAAAATCCCAAATAGAAAAAGAGCTTGGTTAA
- a CDS encoding peptidylprolyl isomerase, whose protein sequence is MTLLTVINLKSITKYISVFIVLAFAKAVTAQTTSNEEITAADKKNVQETLAALDSVRPTTKKRFLIEGVAGVIGDYVILGSDIASAKAQAKRQAGISDISSCELMESLLSEKMYAHHAIQDSITISDREIEGRTEQQIQYFKNALQTEDDKEIAKFYKKDNITQVREALNRVNRDGLLAQRMQERITEQVEITPEEVRDFFKSIPEEDRPLFGSEVEMAQIVVIPEPDEDEIKLVIDKLKGYRADVLDNGADFAAKATLYSDDTGTERQGGVLSLKRSDPFVKEFKDQAFSLQEGEISEPFETIFGWHILYVEKIRGQIRDVRHILLTPYISVAQVEKARKKLNDMRDRIILNEISFGDAAREISDEEKTAENGGRIINPNTGTGRVEVIRLESDMASTVQFLEKGDVSGIIEETDPRMRNKTFKIVKIIDKITDHKANYAQDFLKIKDLALKDKQVRAINKWRNEKLADTYIKIGPEYIDCDILNSWK, encoded by the coding sequence ATGACGCTATTAACAGTGATAAACTTAAAATCAATAACTAAATACATCAGTGTTTTTATTGTTCTCGCTTTCGCGAAAGCGGTAACAGCACAAACCACTTCAAATGAAGAAATTACTGCGGCAGATAAAAAGAATGTTCAAGAAACTCTTGCGGCATTAGACAGCGTAAGACCTACAACTAAAAAGAGATTTCTAATAGAAGGTGTTGCAGGTGTTATAGGAGACTATGTAATTTTAGGATCTGATATCGCCTCTGCAAAGGCACAAGCTAAAAGGCAAGCTGGTATTTCTGATATTTCCAGCTGTGAACTTATGGAGAGTTTACTTTCTGAAAAAATGTACGCACACCACGCTATTCAAGATAGTATCACAATAAGTGATAGAGAAATAGAAGGTAGAACTGAGCAACAAATACAATATTTCAAAAATGCCCTGCAGACTGAAGATGATAAGGAAATAGCAAAGTTCTATAAGAAAGACAATATTACTCAGGTACGAGAAGCTCTTAATCGTGTAAATCGCGACGGACTTCTTGCACAGAGAATGCAAGAACGTATTACAGAGCAAGTAGAAATTACACCAGAAGAGGTACGTGACTTTTTTAAATCTATTCCAGAAGAAGATCGACCACTTTTTGGATCTGAAGTAGAAATGGCACAAATTGTAGTCATTCCAGAGCCAGATGAAGATGAGATTAAATTAGTCATCGATAAGTTAAAAGGCTATAGAGCTGATGTTCTTGATAATGGAGCCGACTTTGCCGCAAAAGCAACCCTTTATTCTGATGATACTGGTACAGAGCGTCAAGGAGGTGTTTTGTCTTTAAAACGCAGTGATCCATTTGTTAAAGAATTTAAAGATCAAGCCTTTTCATTACAAGAAGGTGAGATAAGCGAGCCTTTTGAAACTATTTTTGGATGGCATATTCTATACGTAGAAAAGATCCGTGGGCAGATTAGAGATGTGCGTCATATCTTGTTAACTCCTTATATTTCTGTAGCTCAAGTCGAGAAAGCACGTAAGAAGCTTAATGACATGAGGGATCGTATTATTCTGAATGAAATAAGCTTTGGAGATGCGGCAAGAGAAATAAGCGATGAAGAAAAAACTGCCGAAAATGGTGGTAGAATCATTAATCCTAATACCGGAACTGGTAGAGTAGAGGTGATAAGGTTAGAATCTGATATGGCTTCCACCGTTCAATTTCTAGAAAAGGGCGATGTAAGTGGTATTATAGAAGAGACTGATCCTCGTATGAGAAACAAAACCTTCAAAATAGTTAAGATTATTGATAAGATTACCGACCACAAAGCAAATTATGCTCAGGACTTTTTAAAAATAAAAGATTTAGCTTTAAAGGATAAGCAAGTAAGAGCAATCAACAAATGGCGCAATGAAAAGCTAGCTGATACTTATATTAAAATAGGACCAGAATATATTGATTGCGATATTCTTAATAGTTGGAAGTAA
- a CDS encoding AAA family ATPase has translation MSDVAAIDNLVKKHQQLKKEIAKVIIGQEKVIDEILISVFSGGHALLVGVPGLAKTLMVNTISQALGLNFKRIQFTPDLMPSDILGSEILDENRTFKFLKGPVFSNIILADEINRTPPKTQAALLEAMQEKSVTVAGHNYQLDKPYFVLATQNPIEQEGTYPLPEAQLDRFMFSILLQYPSFQEEIDVVKSTTSDHKPVVNALFTAQEIVDFQQLVRRIPVADNVIEYAVSLVGKTRPKGDTAPDIIKEYIDWGAGPRASQNLILAAKTHAAVNGKYSPDIEDVKAVATGILRHRIIKNYKAEAEGYTEESIIDKIL, from the coding sequence ATGTCAGACGTAGCCGCTATAGATAATCTGGTTAAAAAACACCAGCAGCTTAAAAAAGAAATTGCCAAAGTCATAATAGGACAAGAAAAAGTCATCGATGAAATATTGATTTCTGTTTTCTCTGGTGGTCATGCGCTGCTTGTAGGAGTTCCAGGACTTGCAAAAACATTGATGGTAAATACCATCTCGCAGGCTCTAGGTTTGAACTTTAAAAGAATACAGTTTACACCAGACTTGATGCCTAGTGATATTTTAGGTAGTGAAATACTAGATGAGAATAGAACTTTTAAGTTTTTAAAAGGACCAGTTTTTTCAAATATTATTCTAGCAGACGAGATCAATCGTACACCTCCTAAAACTCAAGCAGCACTTCTTGAGGCGATGCAAGAAAAATCGGTAACCGTAGCTGGTCATAATTACCAGTTAGATAAACCTTATTTTGTTCTTGCAACTCAAAATCCTATCGAGCAAGAAGGAACCTATCCTTTGCCAGAAGCGCAACTGGATAGATTTATGTTTTCTATCTTGTTGCAATATCCTTCTTTTCAAGAAGAAATAGATGTGGTGAAGTCTACAACTAGTGATCATAAACCTGTTGTGAACGCTCTTTTTACAGCTCAGGAAATTGTAGATTTCCAGCAACTAGTAAGACGTATTCCTGTTGCAGATAATGTGATTGAGTACGCTGTCTCTTTGGTAGGTAAAACTAGACCTAAGGGTGATACTGCTCCAGATATCATAAAGGAATATATTGATTGGGGCGCTGGTCCTAGAGCATCCCAAAACTTAATATTGGCAGCAAAAACTCACGCAGCTGTAAATGGAAAATACAGTCCAGACATTGAAGATGTAAAAGCTGTAGCTACTGGAATTCTAAGACATAGAATCATCAAAAATTACAAAGCCGAAGCAGAAGGTTATACCGAGGAAAGCATCATAGATAAGATCTTATAA
- a CDS encoding aconitate hydratase, which produces MAFDIDMIKKVYAEMPARVDKAREITGKPLTLAEKILYSHLWDGTPGKPFTRGKDYVDFAPDRIACQDATAQMALLQFMQAGKDKVAVPTTVHCDHLIQAKNGASMDLQSAMNTSNEVFNFLESVSDKYGIGFWKPGAGIIHQVVLENYAFPGGMMIGTDSHTVNAGGLGMVAIGVGGADAVDVMAGMAWELKFPKLIGVKLTGKLSGWTAPKDVILKVAEILTVKGGTGAIVEYFGDGALNLSCTGKGTICNMGAEIGATTSTFGYDDSMERYLRATERADIADAANEVREYLTGDDEVYANPEQYFDQVIEIDLDTLMPHINGPFTPDLATEVGSMNEKATKNDWPLKVEWGLIGSCTNSSYEDLSRASSIAQQAIDKKLKTKAEFGINPGSEKVRYTTERDGILGIFENVDATIFTNACGPCIGQWARYSDPKNAPKNSIIHSFNRNFAKRADGNPNTHAFVASPEMVAAIAIAGRLDFNPITDKLINEDGDEVMLDEPTGWELPPKGFEVKDDGYLAPQEDGSSVVVDVADDSERLQLLEPFTPIGTDVNNAKLLIKAFGKCTTDHISMAGPWLRFRGHLDNIANNTLIGAVNAFNKKTNFVKNQLDGEYGAVPDTARAYQDAGIPSVVVGDHNYGEGSSREHAAMQPRHLGVVAVIVKSFARIHETNLKKQGMLGLTFANEADYDLIQEDDTFNFVDLANFTPDVPLTIEITHKDGSKDTIKANHTYNAAQIEWYRKGSALNKIKEDNAA; this is translated from the coding sequence ATGGCTTTTGATATTGATATGATTAAAAAGGTGTATGCTGAGATGCCAGCTCGTGTAGATAAAGCACGTGAGATTACTGGTAAGCCACTTACACTTGCTGAGAAGATTTTATATTCTCACTTATGGGATGGAACTCCAGGTAAACCTTTTACTAGAGGGAAAGACTATGTAGATTTTGCCCCAGATCGTATCGCATGTCAAGATGCTACGGCTCAAATGGCATTATTGCAATTTATGCAAGCTGGTAAAGATAAAGTTGCCGTTCCTACTACAGTGCATTGTGATCACTTGATCCAAGCAAAAAACGGAGCGAGCATGGACCTTCAAAGCGCTATGAATACTTCTAATGAGGTTTTTAACTTTTTAGAGTCAGTATCCGATAAATATGGGATCGGTTTCTGGAAACCAGGAGCTGGTATTATTCACCAAGTAGTTCTTGAAAACTATGCATTCCCTGGCGGAATGATGATCGGGACAGATTCTCACACGGTAAACGCTGGTGGACTAGGAATGGTTGCTATAGGTGTAGGTGGAGCAGATGCTGTAGACGTAATGGCAGGAATGGCTTGGGAATTGAAATTTCCTAAATTAATCGGTGTTAAACTTACTGGTAAATTATCAGGATGGACAGCACCTAAAGATGTTATTCTTAAAGTTGCTGAAATCCTTACCGTAAAAGGTGGAACAGGAGCAATTGTAGAATACTTCGGTGATGGAGCGTTAAACCTTTCTTGTACTGGAAAAGGAACGATTTGTAACATGGGTGCTGAGATAGGAGCAACGACTTCTACCTTTGGATACGACGATTCTATGGAGCGTTACCTGCGTGCTACAGAAAGAGCTGATATTGCAGATGCTGCAAACGAAGTAAGAGAATATCTTACTGGTGATGATGAGGTGTACGCAAATCCAGAGCAGTATTTTGATCAAGTAATCGAGATCGATTTAGACACATTGATGCCACACATTAATGGACCATTTACGCCAGATCTTGCTACCGAAGTAGGTTCTATGAATGAAAAGGCAACTAAAAACGACTGGCCACTTAAAGTAGAATGGGGATTGATAGGTTCTTGTACTAACTCTTCTTATGAAGACCTTTCACGTGCTAGTTCTATTGCCCAACAAGCTATTGATAAAAAATTAAAAACTAAAGCAGAGTTTGGTATCAATCCAGGTTCTGAAAAAGTACGTTATACGACAGAGCGTGACGGTATTTTAGGGATATTTGAAAATGTAGATGCTACTATATTTACAAATGCTTGTGGACCATGTATCGGCCAGTGGGCGCGTTATAGCGATCCTAAAAACGCTCCTAAAAACTCAATCATCCACTCATTTAATAGAAACTTTGCAAAACGTGCAGATGGTAACCCTAATACGCATGCCTTCGTAGCTTCACCAGAAATGGTTGCTGCAATTGCAATTGCAGGTAGACTAGACTTTAACCCAATTACAGATAAACTGATCAATGAAGACGGTGATGAGGTAATGCTAGACGAGCCTACAGGATGGGAATTACCTCCTAAAGGTTTTGAAGTAAAAGACGATGGTTACCTAGCTCCACAAGAAGATGGAAGCAGTGTTGTTGTAGATGTTGCTGATGATTCAGAACGTTTACAATTGCTGGAGCCGTTTACTCCTATAGGAACAGATGTTAACAATGCAAAATTGTTGATCAAAGCGTTCGGTAAATGTACTACAGACCATATCTCTATGGCGGGACCATGGTTACGTTTTAGAGGTCACTTAGATAACATTGCAAATAATACACTTATAGGTGCGGTTAACGCTTTTAATAAGAAGACTAACTTTGTTAAGAATCAATTAGATGGCGAGTATGGAGCTGTTCCTGATACGGCAAGAGCATACCAAGATGCTGGTATCCCTTCTGTAGTAGTTGGAGATCACAATTATGGTGAAGGTTCTTCTCGTGAGCACGCAGCAATGCAGCCACGTCACTTAGGAGTGGTAGCTGTGATTGTAAAATCTTTTGCTCGTATTCATGAAACGAACTTGAAGAAGCAAGGAATGTTAGGCCTTACATTTGCAAATGAGGCAGATTATGACCTGATCCAAGAAGATGATACTTTCAACTTTGTAGATCTAGCTAACTTCACTCCAGATGTTCCATTAACTATTGAGATCACTCATAAAGATGGTTCTAAGGACACGATCAAAGCAAATCATACTTATAATGCTGCTCAAATTGAGTGGTACCGCAAAGGAAGTGCTTTGAACAAAATCAAAGAAGACAACGCAGCTTAA
- a CDS encoding type II toxin-antitoxin system RelE/ParE family toxin, whose amino-acid sequence MKYIVEWTLLADASFEDELDFILLKWNNQEVLKFIDLVDQTITTLATGTIQGKVSKKSKIRSFLISKQTTLFFSVDEQNKQIYILLFWNNKSNPKTLKRLLERFE is encoded by the coding sequence TTGAAATACATTGTTGAGTGGACTTTACTGGCTGATGCGTCTTTTGAAGATGAATTAGATTTTATCCTACTTAAATGGAACAATCAAGAGGTTTTGAAATTTATAGATTTGGTAGACCAAACGATAACTACCTTAGCGACAGGTACTATTCAAGGAAAAGTCTCTAAGAAGTCAAAAATACGCTCATTTTTAATTTCAAAACAAACTACACTTTTCTTCTCTGTAGATGAGCAGAATAAACAAATTTATATTTTGTTATTCTGGAATAATAAATCTAATCCTAAAACCTTGAAAAGGCTTTTAGAGCGTTTTGAATAA
- a CDS encoding T9SS type A sorting domain-containing protein, with translation MLYSVALWIFLENGKIGLLGTYSTFFSGTDDVLNVSVLNADGSFDTTFSPTGINTYQIIPSQNNRANDILFQPDGKLLMMYRSTPSGAGYNSLLTRLNTDGTVDTSFAPSSLGHSNNNFSLNASTTISEFYDMELMDDGTLFTLGFGNNFAPTWFDAVVMKILIPDAALSNEDVNTIDFKVFPNPASGILNFQTTLPIDKVELYDTLGRLLSTQFPLDYNLSLEHLNRKQNVILAKFYSNNQIITKKVVIKK, from the coding sequence ATGCTGTACTCAGTAGCTCTATGGATTTTTTTGGAAAACGGTAAAATAGGACTACTCGGAACATACAGTACATTTTTTTCTGGAACTGATGATGTTCTTAATGTAAGTGTTTTAAATGCTGATGGTAGTTTTGATACTACTTTTTCTCCAACAGGAATCAACACCTATCAAATTATACCTAGTCAAAATAATAGAGCAAATGATATACTTTTTCAACCAGATGGTAAGCTATTGATGATGTATCGATCTACACCATCTGGTGCTGGTTATAACAGTTTGTTAACTAGATTGAATACAGATGGAACAGTTGATACCAGCTTTGCACCTAGTAGTTTAGGTCATTCTAATAATAACTTTAGTCTTAATGCCAGCACCACCATTTCAGAGTTTTATGATATGGAGCTTATGGATGATGGTACGCTTTTTACTTTAGGATTTGGTAATAATTTTGCACCTACATGGTTTGATGCTGTTGTTATGAAAATATTAATTCCAGATGCAGCTTTGAGTAACGAAGATGTTAATACTATAGATTTTAAAGTATTCCCTAATCCAGCCAGCGGTATTCTTAATTTTCAAACTACCTTACCTATTGATAAGGTAGAACTTTATGATACTTTAGGTAGATTATTATCTACTCAGTTTCCTTTAGATTACAATTTGAGCCTAGAACATTTAAATAGAAAACAAAATGTGATTTTAGCTAAGTTTTATTCTAATAATCAAATCATTACTAAGAAGGTAGTTATTAAAAAGTAG
- a CDS encoding NHL repeat-containing protein → MKYLITPVFLFLLTIGNAQSFDTQNFNSPSGRQVFDTSNRYEKGQTIMKRSDGSLLLGITYGSGANSFLQDFEIICLNSNGTRCSNFGTNGTIDSGVNPFGTVTTIWAFAIQDNDKILCFVSRFSDRNIMRLNADGSLDTTFGTNGIMTYLLPSNALGGGVFTILPLENNNGFLLSASYSTFGPSSDHIIYKMDDNGLLDPNFGNNGILEFNFNLNSEYIRSRTIKQYDNNSFIIGLELSNVSIPQTSAYVQKYDFSGNLITSFGNNGSVIFPDAVLSSSMDFFGKR, encoded by the coding sequence ATGAAATATCTTATTACTCCTGTTTTCCTTTTTCTATTGACTATAGGAAATGCACAATCTTTTGACACCCAAAATTTCAATTCACCTAGTGGAAGGCAAGTGTTTGATACGTCAAATCGATACGAGAAAGGGCAAACAATAATGAAAAGGTCAGACGGTAGTCTATTATTAGGTATTACTTACGGTTCTGGCGCAAATAGTTTTTTGCAAGATTTTGAAATTATTTGTTTGAATAGCAATGGTACCAGATGTTCTAATTTTGGTACGAACGGAACGATTGATAGTGGTGTGAATCCCTTTGGAACGGTGACAACAATTTGGGCATTTGCAATTCAAGACAATGATAAAATTTTGTGTTTTGTAAGTAGATTTAGCGATCGTAATATTATGAGATTAAATGCTGATGGTTCCTTAGACACTACTTTTGGAACGAATGGTATAATGACCTATCTATTACCATCAAATGCTTTAGGAGGTGGTGTATTTACAATACTACCACTAGAAAACAATAATGGATTCTTACTATCAGCAAGTTACAGTACATTTGGACCTTCCTCTGACCATATTATTTATAAAATGGATGATAATGGATTGCTAGATCCTAATTTTGGGAATAACGGAATTTTAGAATTTAACTTTAATTTAAATTCAGAATACATTCGATCTAGAACAATTAAGCAGTATGATAATAATTCATTTATTATAGGATTAGAATTATCTAATGTTAGCATTCCGCAAACTTCTGCTTATGTACAGAAGTATGATTTTAGCGGTAATTTGATAACTTCTTTTGGAAATAACGGTAGTGTTATTTTCCCAGATGCTGTACTCAGTAGCTCTATGGATTTTTTTGGAAAACGGTAA